The genomic window CGCTGGTGGAGACAAAGCGGATGAGCAGTACCATCATGCTTGGCCTCTTCGTATTGATTGCCATTGTTGGCATCACCAACACCATTCTCATGGCCGCTTTTGAGCGAACGCGTGAAATTGGGACCCTCATGGCAATTGGATTGCGTGGGCGTGGCATTCGGCATTTGTTCATGGCGGAAGGCGCCTTGATGGGTTTGCTGGGTGGGGCAGTTGGGACAGGGGTTGCTTTGCTTGTGATAGGGTATTTTTCAGTCAACGGTATTGATCTGGCAGCGATGTACGGAGACCTGGATACCGGTTATCCGATTCGCGATATTTTTTACATGGCCATGGCACCCGGCTTTATTATTCCGGCGTGGCTCGCAACAGGCCTCCTTGCTGCACTCGCGTCTTTTTATCCAGCTGCCCGCGCAAGCCGGCAAGACCCGGCGGAGGCGCTACGGTATGTCTAGCATCAAACGCGCAATTCCGTTCTTGCACATGGCCTGGCGCAACACGCGCCGAAACACACGTCGCACGTTGCTCACGGTTTCTGCGGTTATTGTGGCCGTGGGTGCGATGATATTTGGCCTGTCTTATCTGGGCGGGTTTATGGATAATATCCTCGATACTTATGCGCGTACTGAGTCGGGGCATGTACGGTTGCGGCAGGCCGGCTACATGAAGAAAGAGCGCTCCATGCCACTGCATTTGAATTTGGATAATCTGACGGAAGTGTTGCAAGTACTACGGAATGCGCCGCATGTAGAAGAAGCTCTTCCCCGTATTCGTACCGCTGTACTTGTAGACGGCGCGGGGTCCAACAAACCGGGTTTGTTGTTTGGTCTGGACTTCGAGCGTGAAGGCAATTACTTCAATCCGACTGATATGGTTGTGGAAGGCCGGCTACCCGCTGCCGGTGCTGCTGAACTGATGATTGGCAAAGGTTTTGCCGAAAAGCTCGAAGTAGCTTTGGGTGACACCCTCATCCTGCTTGGGCAGAATGCCTACCGCTCCATGAGCGGCATGCGCGGGGTTATCACCGCGATTGGTGTGTCGGGACTCGGGCATCTGGATAACCGTTTCATCATGACAGCAATCGACCAGGTGCAGTTGATGACCGATTTGCCCGATGCAACAACCGAGATTGTCGTGTTTGCAGATGATCCGTTGCTGGCTGATTCGCTGGTTGCCGATCTCAAGGCAGCTGTCGCACCAGTCCTTTCTGATGACGTAGAAGTATTATCCTGGAAAACACAGGGGCCGCTCCTCTTACTGCTGGAGAAAAACAAACCCATCTCGAATGCCATTTTGTTCATCTTGATGCTTATGGCAGGTCTGGTGATCGTAAACACGATGCTGATGACGGTGATGGAGCGCACGCAAGAACTGGGCATGATGGCCGCGATGGGCATGCGAAACACTGATATCATCCGCCTTATTGTAACGGAAGGCGCGATCATCGGGTTGATAGGTGCCTTGATTGGGGGTGCCATTTCAACCGCTATTACGCTTTGGTTTGAGTTTAACGGCCTGGACATGACAGAGGCAATGGGCGACATCGAG from Bacteroidota bacterium includes these protein-coding regions:
- a CDS encoding FtsX-like permease family protein gives rise to the protein MSSIKRAIPFLHMAWRNTRRNTRRTLLTVSAVIVAVGAMIFGLSYLGGFMDNILDTYARTESGHVRLRQAGYMKKERSMPLHLNLDNLTEVLQVLRNAPHVEEALPRIRTAVLVDGAGSNKPGLLFGLDFEREGNYFNPTDMVVEGRLPAAGAAELMIGKGFAEKLEVALGDTLILLGQNAYRSMSGMRGVITAIGVSGLGHLDNRFIMTAIDQVQLMTDLPDATTEIVVFADDPLLADSLVADLKAAVAPVLSDDVEVLSWKTQGPLLLLLEKNKPISNAILFILMLMAGLVIVNTMLMTVMERTQELGMMAAMGMRNTDIIRLIVTEGAIIGLIGALIGGAISTAITLWFEFNGLDMTEAMGDIELPFQGIVYPDWTLGYLFTSIVLGVLAAGLAALYPAWRATRKRPAEALRK